From the Lathyrus oleraceus cultivar Zhongwan6 chromosome 3, CAAS_Psat_ZW6_1.0, whole genome shotgun sequence genome, the window TGCAAAAGTCCACGACAACTCTTTGAGATCTCATAGAGTGTTTTATCATCAACACTTGTACTAGATAAGTCCAACACTTCTAGTTGTTGAACAATAAAGTTCATTTTAAGTTCTCTAACTTCATTTAAATAGGTCAAATCCAGATGTCTAACCTTACAACATCTACTTAAGACTTGACAAATACCTTTTTTAGATAGACCAAGACAATAACTCAAATCAAGAAGTTGCAAATTGGGGAAAACATAGGCAAATAATAGGATGGTCTCGTCATTTATAAATGAAGTGTGAGCTAAATGTAGAAACTTTAATTGAGGGTTGACATCAAAATCTTTCAAAATATAAGAAATTTGTACACTCTTTCTCTCACTATATGTATATTCCAATGTGAAATCATATATGCTTTCCATTGTGATCTCACCAAGTGAATGACAGTTCTTAATGAGGGAAAACAAAGCTGATTCTGTGAGCTTGGAACATTTACTAAGATTTATAGATACTAAATCAGAAAGAAGCAAAACCAACCGAGAGACATGATTATTATTTAGAAAATCAACCCCTTGAAGACCTAAATGTCGAATCCCACGACACTTAGATAATAAATTATAAATTCCATGGAAACTATAACCGGTACAATTTTTAAGAACAAAACTCTTCAAAGGAAGACCTTCTCTTGCAATAGAGTAAAGCAAATCATTAGAGATTTGGGAACACCAAAACTTAAGAGAATTCAAACCCTTTAAACTCACAAAGGAATCAATGTAATGTGAAGTAAAGTAGTTTGCATCCTTTAAGTCAAACCTGAAAATAGATAAAGATTTCAATGATGGTCTGTCACGGAGAGCCAAAGCAATGGTTGGATCGAGATCATGGGAGCCGAACCAAAGGTCGAGGGAATCAAGATTGGAGAATCTATGGAAGAAACGAGGGAGAAAAGAAAGTTGTGGATAATATATTTGGAGAGAGAATATGAGACGGTTAGTAATGGAGAGGAAGTGTTTTGAGACAAGAGATAGGGATTTAAAATAGAGTTTGTTTATGTCGTCGATGAAGAGGAATGTGAAGACATGCTCCCAGCAGTCATCGGGTAAGTAAATcgattgttgttgttgtgatgATTTTTTGACAAGAGttctcttcttctttttcatTGCAACGAGTGGTTGTGAGGATCTAATAAAAGTATTCTTCTTCATCATAGTGAGGAGAAAGAGTGATTTGTGAAAACTTGTCTTCTTTCTTCTTTTCATGTTGATTTTCATGTTCACCATGTCACGTTCATTCATCGATACCGTCACTATTTAAAGACCTAATAGATTAGGTTAAATATGAAACAAATTAAACTAGGTTAAAAACCACCTACATGTTTGACTAGATAATAGGAGCCAAAAATACTCACCTAATAAATTAAAGAATACGGTTAACTTTTGCTAAATAAGTAATGGACAATCAAAATTATAATAAATAAGTAATAACTAATTAAATAAAAATGGCCAATCAAAACTATgataaataatattaataatataattaaGTAAAAAGATTTAAATCTCCATTTAACCCCACCTATTAGATAAAAAACTAATTCTTCACATTTCCAGATCGCTATAAAATAGAATGAAAcatatttttaataaataataataattaaataaatttattgTTTTCTAAAAATATAACCCACATAGATATAGAAAATCAAATATTTCTAATAAATAGTAATAACTAAAAATATTCATTGCTTTAAAAAAAACCACACAATGGTTTGAGTTTTTAAAGCTTCTTTACATGATCTTGATCAAGGAGACATGCCAATCATACACTAAGAAGTTATGATTCAACATAGTGTCAATGTTTAAATTAACCAATTGAACCTTATCGTTACACGAAAAATAAATAGAGTCGtcaccgaattttatttatttcaagagaaaagggaaaatatcgataaaacctctaaAAGGTGAAGAAAATGGTCTCGCAATCAAATTCtgattcggaagtcggttatgcaaggaGGAGATATTAGCATCACTCGCATTTCTTGTACTCAATGAGAACCATCTTGGTTGTGTATACGCAAATGAGTATCgttatctaaaggttacttgctAAAAGGGAGAGggagaggttttttattagtgtgctcaccGTCATACCCTAATTTTTTACCCCTAAGATTTCAACTCTTTTGACATCATTACATATCATCAAAAGATCTCATACATCATTTCATATCTCTAACcattcaaaaatacaaaaatatgttttgtCTTGTTTGATTCTTTCACAAGGTAGGTGTGTTGGTTTAAGGAGCTCAAGTGATTAAATGGTCAAGATTATGGGCATTCCTCAGTAATTCAAGCTTCTCATGCATTCACAATATTCACATGATTTTCATTCATCATAATCAATTTCAAGATTGCATCCATTCAAGATCAACAAGTTCAAAATTCATTTGATGCCTAAATTAGGATTTTGATCAAGATTGCTCTGATGTTGACTTTTTGACCAAGACATCATCTAATGGTTTGAAATATGATTCAAGGTCCTAAAGTTCTTCATTATGATCATTAATGTGCTTCAATTGTCTAGAGAAGCTTGATTCATTGATCATTAAAGATTTGGAATTAATCTGATGAAAAGTCAATTGCTCAAggtcaaagtttgacttttgagATTTTTTGATCAACCATGGGTTTATCAAGTCAAGAATAGTGAAAATATGGTTCATGAATTAATTTTATCAAGTTGAAtcaagaaaatcaagaaaaagttCAAGAATGTCAAATTTAGgattttcaaaaattctcaaaGATATGAAATTGCATGTTCGTGAAGCCCACTTTACAAGTTTGTAACTTCTTCCTCAAGCCATCAGTTTTCATGCTCAAATGATTTAATTATAGATGATGTTCCATATTTAAACTTTGTAGAAGGAATGAACCAAATATCTCATAAGGATTGGAAGATATGAAGTGATGAAAATGAGATATCAAATTTGTAAAATTGTTCAACACTTGGAAAATTCTCCAAGTGTTTAGCAGTTAAGATTGTCAAAGTTGATGGCCAATTATCTCCATGATCCAAGATTAATGTCTTTAAATGTCCAACATTAAATTTGTAGAGGATGAGAAAATCTTCCCAACGAGCCCTTTGGCGTGAATTTATCACACTTGAGCTAGGAGTTTCGAAGAAGGAAAGTCACCATGTTATGCCAAATTGAAAGTCCATCTTCACGCTAAGGTTCATGTTCAAACCAAAGCCAGACCTTAAAATCTTTCTTTGCATCCTATGATGCTTATAAATCTCATCATAATGAGTGTTTTACACAAACCACTAATGCATTACATAAGGGCTTGAATCATTATCTAAACAACATATCATTCACGGGTCATTTTACCATAAAGCTTCATTGCCATTTCCATAAAGATCACGTTTCTCAACCAATTTTGCTTGGAGCTTTGTAAATAGATTTTTCTTTGATCTTACTCTATCTAAACACCAGAAGTAAGGCCCTTAAACTCAAGAAAAGCACTCTTACTCTCCCTTAATCACTTTATACTTTCTTGGAACCATAATGCACCATTAACTTTTTTTTGGTAACTTGATGGACAAACTAGAATCAAGACACAACCAAGATAAATTCCATTCAATTCAAATTAATGGGATACACcaactcaagttggtgtagtgatgctgaggatcaAAAATCCACAACTGACTATGTGTTTATGTAGGTGATGCTGAGGATCAAAAATCCACAACTGACTCTGGGCGTTATCCAACTCAAGGCTAGGGCGACCTCAATAGTGTTGATCTTTTCACTATTGATGTTAGGGGCGGTTAAAGTTTCTTGAATGATAGTTCTATTGTGTCCTACCTTCTTCGTAATGGCGAGCTTAGATATGAGGTTCCCTCGAGcatcttcagggtctggcatatttccagagtctgaattgccaccagaatctggattaccatcagagtctgggtcatcagagtctggatcatcagagtcaccttcatcttctgagtcttctccagagtcagaatcactatcagagtcagaatcaacgtcagagtttactctaacttcagaaattcttaactctgacctttcttcagaagttctaacatcagagtcagattgagacttatcccaattccaaacttctgattccttcacaatcacatctctgctgaattcaattttattggtttctggacaatagagcttgtatgcacctgtactgtggtaccctatcagaatcatcactttgcttctatcatccagcttctgtcttctggcttctggaacatgtttatagcaaacagaaccaaacaccttcagatgattagcactttgcttatctccagtccacttctgtattggaactatttccttcaacttcttcgtaggacatcggttgagtacatacgttgcggtggcaacagcttctccccagagcatctgaggaagcttcttctcctttagcatgcttctcaccatatcaagcaaagtgtGGTTTCTTCTTTCAGaaagaccattgtgttgaggggtataaggagcagtaacctcatgctcaattccattctcctcacagaacttctggaactctttggagttatactcacctccaccgtcagttctaagaatcttcaacttctgaccactctgattctcagccttcattctgaacttcttgaattcatcaaacacctcgtgtttaaacttaataagggatacccatgtcattcttgtgaattcatcaacaaataacataaagtatttattccctccaatcgatgctactggaaatggaccacacacatcataatgtacaactcccaaggcatgttttgctcttggagcagtttctgacgcaaatggcaatcgtggttgttttccttccatacaaactttgcatgacttttcaggcttcttaattgcaggaattccatgtaccaacttctttgaattcagattttttaagcttctgaaattcaaatgaccaaatcttctgtgccacagctcactctccttctcagcacttgttgcactaagacattctgagtctgcagttctgaaattcaccttgaatgttctattccttccctgttctgactccataatcaacttctgattgcagtcatacagcttcagaagattgtccttcatggtaactgaaaaacctttctcaattaattgtcccacactcatcagattgcttctgatgccaggtacataccacacgttctgaatcaatgctgttttcccattgttcagaatcactctgacatttcccataccttttgcattaagatatttgtcatcagcacatctgatctttgtcctcttttcagagtcaaagtcaaccatccatttcttgtttccagtaagatgatttgaacaaccagtgttcatataccaccagtctatcagatccatatcatcagattcagaggccatcaatagcacagattcatcatcagaacttctggctatatttgcttcttctgattttctctccttgtttgaccaacagtctctagcaaagtgaccaaacttcttacaacagtaacattggatcttcttcttgtcatacttctcttttcccttctgagcattcttttgtctatcagaggttgagctttctgacttctgaccaccatcagatcttctcctggcttctgactgcttctgatacctcctatcagaagttgctttcagagcctgctgctctacttccctttcagaagttctctctgtcaaacgcaactcttacgcttctagactgctctgcagctcttcaattctcatggtgctcagatctttggaatgttctattgctaccacaatgttatcaaattgagaggtaagggatctcaataccttctccatgattgtttcttcagaaagagtttctccacacactttcatctcattagtgatcagaatcactctggagatgtattcagaaactttctcattattcttcatgttgagattctcatattgctttctcaaggactgaagcttcaccttcttcactgatgcgtcaccaccataacatctaaccagtgtgtcccacgcagcctttgttgtcgttgaatctgcaatcttctcaaacacatttacatcaacacattgatgaatgaagaacaatgctttttgatccttcttccttacttccttctgcgcgtttttctgttcatccaTCGCATCTGCTGataccggaacataaccatcagtgacaagatctagaacatcttgagcaccgaacagtacacgcatttggatcatccaacaattccagtttttaccgtcaaatactggaagtttggtgttcatgttgccgttttcgttcatctttctaccttgcacagtacactcagatttctcacacagtgtttcccaacccacagaattaaaattctgatcagattttgttcaagattcaacacgaatctaagaatcaaaatcaaacacacaagacctcacgttcactcgtgtttcccgtgtttcccaatgaatccgaaccggagctctgataccaattgttggtgcaaggtagaataaatgatgaatggaaatattctattaagagaatgacggctacaaaacatgataaaagttacaatgattgtcaccctatttataagctaaaactagggttactagaataggataaaatactaaaataccctctaacaaacttaggggctaagaaaatagtacaattaataaatatgaattacttctaatacatatcACTATGTAAGTTTGTATAAAAACCTAACATATTTAGAGGATTACCATATACAAAATGACGATTAAAAACATATTTGTAAGTTTGTATTTTAAAAAATAAGTCATTTCTCATAGAAATAAATCTAAAAACCAAAAATATCTTATATTTAAGAATCAAAACTTCAGTCGAATTTCACTAGAGCAATTATCTTTTTCTAATGATGGATTTGATGAAAGAATTGAGATAATAAGTTCACCATTCACTTTATCGCAACATCTCAAAGAGAGTTGTCCGCAGTTTTCAACCACGCTCATCACTCCCTTTTATGTGACATATTTACGTGTTAGTAATAGTTGCAAAAGTCAACAACAACTCTTTGAGATCTCATAGAGTGTTTTGTCATCGACACGTGTATCAGACAAGTTCAATACCTCTAACTGGGAACTAcaaatttcattttaattcctcTCACTTTTTCACAATTGGTCAATTGCAAATGTCTAGCCTTACAACATCTACTTAGAACTTGATAAATACTTTTTCCAGATATGTCATAGCAATAACTCAAATCAAGAAGATGCAATTAGGGAAAATGGAAGCAAACAATACAATGATCTCGTGTTTATAAAGGAATTGTTAGAAAAATGTTAAAACTTCAATTAAGGGTTGACATCAAAATCTTTCAAAGTATCTGCATTTTCTACATTCTCTctctcaatatatatatatatatatatatatatatatatatatatatatatatatatatattatatatatatatatataatatatatatatatatatatatatatatatatatatatatatatatatataatatatatatatatatatgttcCATTTTGATCTCAAGAAGTGAATGACAGTTCTTAATAAATGCAAACAAAACAGATTCAGTGAGTTTGGAACATTCCCTGAGTCTGGTTAGATTCACAGGGAAGATTCGACGATTGGTATCAGAGTCTGGTTAGATTCAAAAGGAAGATTCACAAGGAA encodes:
- the LOC127130200 gene encoding uncharacterized protein LOC127130200 — protein: MKKKKRTLVKKSSQQQQSIYLPDDCWEHVFTFLFIDDINKLYFKSLSLVSKHFLSITNRLIFSLQIYYPQLSFLPRFFHRFSNLDSLDLWFGSHDLDPTIALALRDRPSLKSLSIFRFDLKDANYFTSHYIDSFVSLKGLNSLKFWCSQISNDLLYSIAREGLPLKSFVLKNCTGYSFHGIYNLLSKCRGIRHLGLQGVDFLNNNHVSRLVLLLSDLVSINLSKCSKLTESALFSLIKNCHSLGEITMESIYDFTLEYTYSERKSVQISYILKDFDVNPQLKFLHLAHTSFINDETILLFAYVFPNLQLLDLSYCLGLSKKGICQVLSRCCKVRHLDLTYLNEVRELKMNFIVQQLEVLDLSSTSVDDKTLYEISKSCRGLLQLLLICCEYITEKGVIHVIENCTQLKNIDLTCCAKVNIDVVVSMLSSRPSFEKINADLYF